The region ACCTCGCCCTCAAGGTCATGGACGTTGAGGGAGGTGAGGTCATAACGACACCCCTCACGTTTGTCTCCACGAATATGGCGATCCTTTACAACGGCGCGGTTCCGGTGTTTGCAGACATAGAACGCGATACCCTGAACATCGATGTCGGTGAGATAGAGAAAAGGATTACCAAGAAAACAAGAGCCGTCGTGGTGATGCACTACGGGGGACATGCCTGCGATATGGACCCGATCATGGAGCTCGCACGGGACCGCGGCATCAGGGCCATCGAAGACGCCGCTCATGCCTGCGGCGGACAGTACAAGGGGAGGATGCTGGGGTCCATCGGGGATATCGGGTGTTTCAGCTTCCATGCGGTGAAGAACCTCGCCACAGGTGATGGAGGGATGATCACGCTCGACAACGAAGAGCACGATTCAAGACTGAGGAAGCTCAGGTGGATGGGGATTTCCAAGGACACGTGGAACAGATCCGAGATAGACGACAAGTATTCGTGGTCGTACACAGTGGAAGAGATCGGCTACAAGTGCCACATGAACGACATTACGGCCTCTATCGGGCTGGTACAGTTACGAAAGCTCGAAAGGCTGAATGCCAGGCGCAGAGAGATCGTGAAGATTTACAACGAGAATTTCGCCGGCCTGGGATGGTTTGAAACGCCGGTCGAAAGAGAATATGCCAAGAGCGCATGTCACAACTACGTCGCCAAGGTGAAAGACAGGGACCGATTCATCCAATACCTCCAGGAGAACGGGATCTCTTC is a window of Deltaproteobacteria bacterium DNA encoding:
- a CDS encoding DegT/DnrJ/EryC1/StrS family aminotransferase; translated protein: MIPVFKPSYDEEELRALREPFSTGWVGLGPKTREFENRFAEFIGAKHAVGVNSATAGLHLALKVMDVEGGEVITTPLTFVSTNMAILYNGAVPVFADIERDTLNIDVGEIEKRITKKTRAVVVMHYGGHACDMDPIMELARDRGIRAIEDAAHACGGQYKGRMLGSIGDIGCFSFHAVKNLATGDGGMITLDNEEHDSRLRKLRWMGISKDTWNRSEIDDKYSWSYTVEEIGYKCHMNDITASIGLVQLRKLERLNARRREIVKIYNENFAGLGWFETPVEREYAKSACHNYVAKVKDRDRFIQYLQENGISSSVHYFPNHLYELFKDYRRCLPTAESVWKSIVTLPLYPDMSQRDIDKVIETVKNFPA